A part of Pseudomonas sp. HR96 genomic DNA contains:
- a CDS encoding aromatic ring-hydroxylating oxygenase subunit alpha, with product MLKTVLPPACYTEQSWFDLEREKLFGQLWLFAGFTYQLSVDNSFITRRLNGMPVLVQNCKGQIRAFRNACAHRGMPIQTEPCGTRKMICPYHGWGYDGEGALRGVPNGTLYGMCQAEKDELRLQGFAVVKIGIFVFVNLSAEPINIDDQYDEAVQRALLAISANAAPQASYTHFEKRFNWKLNFENILDWNHFQFIHPNSFAALLEYEPSGALKRPNSQRSHWFGPEGELGEVQMPSGHQDLNQLNLRDISRVIQAQLPYEPRWFSSLIEHTADPGAFLNLHLFPNLNIGSLNGETFYVQQLCPASPNTTDVHSWVFTARLKPDAAFAPHLLWGMHHAEMNVIQEDAVLLVQLQEALESADTVGVLGSQENHLAAMGIWYMNHLKGTTEQ from the coding sequence ATGCTCAAGACCGTATTGCCGCCGGCCTGCTATACCGAGCAGTCCTGGTTCGACCTGGAGCGCGAGAAGTTGTTTGGGCAGCTATGGTTGTTCGCCGGCTTCACTTATCAACTGTCGGTAGACAATAGCTTTATTACCCGGCGCTTGAATGGCATGCCAGTGCTTGTCCAGAACTGCAAGGGTCAGATCAGGGCGTTTCGCAATGCTTGCGCCCATCGCGGCATGCCGATTCAGACCGAGCCCTGTGGTACACGCAAGATGATCTGCCCGTACCACGGCTGGGGTTATGACGGCGAGGGCGCCTTGCGCGGCGTGCCCAACGGCACTTTGTACGGCATGTGCCAGGCCGAGAAGGATGAGTTACGGCTGCAGGGATTTGCAGTGGTCAAAATCGGCATCTTTGTGTTCGTCAACCTCAGCGCCGAGCCGATCAATATCGACGATCAGTATGACGAGGCAGTTCAGCGCGCGCTGCTAGCGATATCCGCCAATGCCGCCCCGCAAGCCTCCTATACCCATTTCGAGAAGCGCTTCAACTGGAAGCTGAATTTCGAAAATATTCTGGACTGGAATCACTTCCAGTTTATTCATCCCAATAGTTTTGCCGCGTTGCTCGAATATGAGCCATCGGGCGCACTCAAGCGGCCGAACTCACAGCGGTCCCATTGGTTCGGCCCTGAGGGCGAGCTTGGTGAAGTGCAGATGCCGTCGGGGCACCAGGATCTGAACCAGCTGAACCTGCGCGACATATCGCGCGTTATCCAAGCCCAGTTGCCGTACGAACCTCGTTGGTTCTCCTCGTTGATCGAGCATACGGCCGATCCGGGGGCTTTTCTCAATCTCCATCTATTCCCTAATTTGAACATTGGCTCGCTCAACGGCGAAACCTTCTACGTACAGCAATTGTGTCCCGCATCGCCCAATACGACCGATGTGCACTCCTGGGTTTTCACTGCACGCCTCAAGCCAGATGCAGCCTTCGCCCCACATTTGCTATGGGGCATGCACCACGCAGAAATGAACGTCATTCAAGAAGACGCCGTGCTATTGGTGCAGTTGCAGGAGGCCTTGGAGTCGGCCGACACCGTTGGGGTCCTGGGCTCGCAGGAAAACCATCTCGCCGCCATGGGCATCTGGTACATGAACCACCTCAAGGGAACCACCGAGCAATGA
- a CDS encoding DapH/DapD/GlmU-related protein has translation MKPLLVLGPDSTLRNVFALAQQAYPQRRIEMLAIPSRQYYLFDLSGLEAYSAEEWDVCLAVNEFYINDVRRALHDAVAALGYRNESVISPRAEIDPSATLGDNAVVYAGCVIGPNAVLGKHCVLRANVVLAEDVTLGDYVTLEANVALRELANVGSFTTVCANSSLMRQTQVGKHCYLNIQRQYSGVIADMTWFSPAFQNPVRVIGQV, from the coding sequence ATGAAACCACTCTTGGTCCTGGGGCCCGACAGCACCCTGCGCAATGTCTTCGCCCTGGCGCAGCAGGCTTACCCGCAGCGCCGCATCGAAATGCTGGCCATCCCGTCGCGGCAATATTACCTGTTCGACCTGAGCGGGCTCGAGGCCTATTCGGCCGAGGAGTGGGACGTCTGCCTGGCGGTCAACGAGTTCTATATCAATGACGTGCGCCGGGCGTTGCACGACGCCGTGGCCGCGTTGGGTTATCGCAACGAATCGGTCATTTCGCCGCGGGCGGAAATCGACCCCAGCGCCACTCTCGGCGACAACGCGGTCGTCTACGCTGGCTGCGTCATAGGCCCCAATGCGGTGTTGGGCAAGCACTGCGTGCTGCGAGCCAACGTGGTGCTGGCCGAGGATGTGACCCTGGGCGACTACGTGACCCTGGAGGCCAATGTCGCACTGCGCGAGCTGGCCAACGTCGGCAGTTTTACCACGGTGTGCGCCAATTCCAGCCTGATGCGCCAGACCCAGGTCGGCAAACACTGCTACTTGAACATCCAGCGTCAATACAGCGGCGTGATCGCCGACATGACCTGGTTCTCGCCGGCCTTCCAGAACCCGGTGCGAGTGATCGGGCAGGTGTGA
- a CDS encoding acetyltransferase, whose translation MADSSRKKLIIVGAGGLGRIVYSVLLEDPTLMAEYRVVGFLDTRPELTLPDDIDAPVLGNPLDYQVGADEFFIPAVGLPDWREKLVAPLLAQGARFISQTRHSSIGARTTIGQGSFITPGAVVSVDCQIGEFAYLDTYVILGHDVVLGPHCQIGAMSFLAGGVRVGRGVSIHPRSTIAKDVVIGDGATIGIGSVVVNNVPPGVTVFGNPARVIQSAKRDPA comes from the coding sequence TTGGCTGATTCCTCGCGCAAGAAACTCATCATCGTCGGCGCCGGCGGCCTGGGCCGTATCGTCTACAGCGTGCTGCTGGAGGACCCGACCCTGATGGCCGAATACCGTGTGGTCGGCTTTCTCGACACGCGGCCCGAGCTGACCCTGCCGGACGATATAGACGCGCCGGTGTTGGGCAACCCCCTGGATTATCAGGTGGGTGCCGACGAGTTCTTCATTCCCGCCGTCGGCTTGCCGGACTGGCGGGAAAAACTGGTGGCGCCCCTGCTTGCCCAAGGCGCGCGCTTCATCAGCCAGACTCGCCATTCGTCCATCGGCGCGCGGACCACCATTGGCCAGGGCAGCTTCATCACGCCTGGCGCCGTGGTCTCGGTGGACTGCCAGATCGGCGAGTTCGCCTACCTCGACACCTACGTGATTCTCGGCCACGACGTGGTGCTCGGGCCCCACTGCCAGATCGGCGCCATGAGCTTTCTCGCCGGCGGCGTCAGGGTCGGTCGTGGGGTCTCCATCCACCCACGCTCCACGATCGCCAAGGATGTCGTGATTGGTGACGGCGCCACTATCGGCATCGGCTCGGTGGTGGTCAACAACGTACCGCCAGGGGTGACCGTATTCGGCAACCCGGCGCGTGTCATTCAATCTGCCAAACGAGATCCTGCATGA
- a CDS encoding aromatic ring-hydroxylating dioxygenase subunit alpha, with product MAKPVLFPECYTEQKWFDLEQEKLFGELWLFVGLKYQLEQPDSFITRDFSGVPVLVQNTGGELYAFRNACAHRGMPIQTEVSGVRRMTCPYHGWSYRGNGELRGIPNPKIYDLCDADKAGLRLHAYALQTVGSFIFVNLSANPMPITEQYKPELLKVLEVLSEHFSPYASYTHFTTDYNWKLNFENVVDWNHVKFVHEQSFGPSMEYVGPGWIAPAPREGTYLFGEGGPLEHVPFTVDPPDSEELRLTDLSRFGRAYFQHSPRWFLPMLEQAFDVGGSLTCSLYPNVNFGCIHGEQFYLQQFVPLSPGHTEYHSWMFTARFKDGVPPQPQLLWALHHGEKNVLEEDIQLLNALQRSLLAAPSLGIMGAHEGPLNRIGRWYMKQLTGESV from the coding sequence ATGGCTAAGCCGGTGCTTTTCCCCGAGTGTTATACCGAGCAGAAATGGTTCGATCTGGAGCAGGAAAAGCTGTTCGGCGAGTTATGGCTGTTCGTTGGCCTCAAGTATCAGCTGGAGCAACCCGACAGCTTCATTACCCGTGACTTCAGCGGCGTGCCGGTGCTGGTGCAGAACACTGGCGGCGAGCTCTACGCCTTCCGCAATGCCTGCGCTCACCGTGGCATGCCGATTCAGACAGAGGTCAGCGGCGTGCGGCGCATGACCTGTCCCTATCACGGTTGGAGCTACCGCGGTAACGGCGAATTGCGTGGCATCCCCAACCCGAAAATCTATGATTTATGCGACGCCGACAAGGCCGGTCTGCGCCTGCATGCCTACGCGTTGCAGACCGTTGGCAGCTTCATTTTCGTCAACCTGTCGGCCAACCCGATGCCGATCACCGAGCAGTACAAGCCCGAACTGCTCAAGGTGCTGGAGGTGCTGTCCGAGCATTTCTCGCCCTATGCGTCGTACACCCACTTCACCACCGACTACAACTGGAAGCTGAACTTCGAGAACGTGGTCGACTGGAACCACGTCAAGTTTGTCCATGAGCAGTCCTTTGGTCCGTCCATGGAGTACGTCGGCCCGGGTTGGATTGCGCCGGCTCCCCGTGAAGGCACCTATCTATTCGGTGAGGGCGGACCGCTGGAACATGTGCCATTCACTGTCGACCCGCCGGACAGCGAGGAGCTGCGCCTGACCGATCTCTCGCGCTTCGGCCGCGCGTATTTCCAGCACAGCCCGCGCTGGTTCCTGCCGATGCTGGAGCAAGCCTTCGACGTCGGCGGGTCGCTGACCTGCAGCCTCTACCCGAACGTCAATTTCGGCTGCATCCACGGCGAGCAGTTCTACCTGCAGCAGTTCGTGCCGCTGTCGCCTGGCCACACCGAATATCACTCATGGATGTTCACGGCGCGCTTCAAGGACGGTGTGCCGCCCCAGCCGCAGTTGTTGTGGGCCTTGCATCACGGTGAGAAGAACGTGCTCGAAGAGGACATCCAGTTGCTCAATGCGCTGCAGCGCTCGCTCCTGGCGGCGCCATCGTTGGGGATCATGGGTGCCCACGAAGGGCCATTGAACCGTATTGGCCGCTGGTACATGAAGCAGCTCACAGGAGAATCAGTGTGA
- a CDS encoding FkbM family methyltransferase, producing the protein MQFNHNSATETVVSADYRKLQALLEQVVAAYSVNPRFCVPPLACERLAAAGGKVKVVVLGAAMFAHIFVIQASAHVEIVGVVDDFKAGTDQRFYDYPFITSQAFEELARSEPIVAVYGCRTDFARRHFKRLCLRTGVPALTYEQSLRWLAIDPTSDHRVADWGGYIAAHLGEFIGLAERMADDYSRYTLYSVLLSHLTGDLEWILNAGKPYSSLYFRSGLWTLGQNERFADCGASIAESTSAFIDVTDGVFEKIWMIEPDEVNQKVLTSFIDKYRSEYSVVPKGEIELLKYAISDEDGEMPFLHEGGHNGHLLSSATGLENCRPVAIRRLDDILDQAPTLIKMDIEGAELGALKGASRYIAEAKPKLAISAYHRNCDLLEITRYIDSLRSDYKVGLRHHTEERWDTCLYFY; encoded by the coding sequence ATGCAATTCAATCACAACAGCGCTACCGAGACCGTGGTCTCGGCGGACTACCGCAAGCTGCAGGCCTTGCTTGAGCAGGTTGTAGCTGCCTACAGCGTCAACCCGCGCTTTTGTGTGCCACCACTCGCCTGCGAGCGGCTGGCAGCTGCTGGCGGCAAGGTCAAGGTAGTGGTCTTGGGTGCGGCGATGTTCGCGCATATTTTTGTCATCCAGGCGAGCGCGCATGTCGAGATCGTCGGTGTGGTGGATGACTTCAAGGCCGGCACCGATCAGCGTTTCTATGATTATCCATTCATCACCAGCCAGGCCTTCGAGGAGCTTGCGCGCAGTGAGCCGATCGTCGCGGTGTATGGCTGTCGCACGGATTTCGCCCGGCGTCATTTCAAGCGTCTGTGCCTGCGTACGGGTGTGCCTGCGCTGACCTATGAGCAATCCCTGCGCTGGCTGGCCATTGACCCGACCAGCGACCATCGTGTCGCTGACTGGGGTGGTTACATCGCGGCGCACCTCGGCGAGTTCATCGGGTTGGCTGAGCGCATGGCGGATGACTACTCACGCTATACCCTTTATAGCGTGCTGCTGTCACACCTGACCGGTGACCTGGAGTGGATCCTGAACGCGGGCAAGCCGTATTCGTCGCTGTATTTTCGCTCCGGCCTGTGGACCTTGGGCCAAAACGAACGCTTCGCCGACTGCGGCGCGTCGATCGCCGAGTCCACCAGTGCCTTCATCGACGTCACTGACGGGGTGTTCGAGAAGATCTGGATGATCGAGCCGGACGAGGTCAACCAGAAGGTGCTGACCAGCTTTATCGACAAGTACCGCAGCGAATATTCAGTGGTGCCCAAGGGTGAAATCGAACTGCTCAAATATGCCATCAGCGATGAAGACGGCGAAATGCCCTTCCTCCATGAAGGCGGCCACAACGGCCATCTGCTGAGCAGCGCCACCGGCCTGGAAAACTGCCGCCCCGTGGCGATCCGACGGCTCGACGACATCCTCGACCAGGCGCCGACCCTGATCAAGATGGACATCGAAGGCGCCGAGCTGGGCGCCTTGAAAGGTGCCAGCCGCTACATTGCCGAGGCAAAGCCCAAGCTGGCGATTTCCGCCTACCACCGCAATTGCGATCTGCTGGAGATCACCCGCTATATCGACAGCCTGCGCAGCGACTACAAGGTCGGCCTGCGCCACCACACCGAAGAGCGCTGGGACACCTGCCTGTACTTCTATTGA
- the flgG gene encoding flagellar basal-body rod protein FlgG produces MIPALYVAKTGMQAQDMNLTTISNNLANASTTGFKSDRAEFQDLLYQIKRQPGAQSTQDSALPSGLQLGTGVRIVGTQKNFTAGSLQTTDQPLDLAVNGHGFFQVLQPDGTTAYTRDGTFHLDSNGQIVTANGAALQPAIVVPTDAQTFTVGTDGTVSVTTAASAAAQVIGNIQTADFINPGGLQATGGNLFLETASSGAPQVGTPGLTGLGTIQQNTLENSNVSTVNELVNMITTQRAYEMNSKVISTADQMLQNLTQNL; encoded by the coding sequence ATGATTCCAGCACTCTACGTTGCCAAGACCGGTATGCAGGCTCAGGACATGAACCTGACCACCATTTCCAACAACCTGGCCAACGCCTCGACCACCGGTTTCAAGAGCGACCGTGCCGAGTTCCAGGACCTGCTGTACCAGATCAAGCGTCAGCCTGGCGCCCAGTCCACTCAGGACAGCGCATTGCCATCCGGCCTGCAACTGGGTACCGGTGTGCGCATCGTCGGCACCCAGAAGAACTTCACCGCCGGCAGCCTGCAGACCACCGACCAGCCGCTGGACCTGGCGGTCAACGGCCACGGTTTCTTCCAGGTTCTGCAACCGGACGGCACCACCGCCTACACCCGTGACGGTACCTTCCACCTGGACTCCAACGGCCAGATCGTGACCGCCAACGGCGCTGCCCTGCAGCCGGCGATCGTGGTACCGACCGATGCCCAGACCTTCACCGTCGGCACCGACGGCACCGTCTCGGTGACCACCGCCGCCAGCGCCGCCGCGCAGGTGATCGGCAACATCCAGACCGCCGACTTCATCAACCCGGGCGGCCTGCAGGCTACCGGTGGCAACCTGTTCCTGGAAACCGCTTCGTCGGGCGCTCCGCAGGTCGGCACCCCTGGCCTGACCGGCCTGGGCACCATCCAGCAGAACACCCTGGAGAACTCCAACGTCAGCACGGTGAACGAGCTGGTGAACATGATCACCACCCAGCGTGCCTACGAGATGAACTCCAAGGTCATCTCCACCGCCGACCAGATGCTGCAGAACCTGACGCAGAACCTGTAA
- a CDS encoding flagellar basal body rod protein FlgF produces the protein MDKMLYVAMSGASQNALAQKAHANNMANVSTTGFQADLEQARSQSVFGDTFASRAYAMTERPATDFSAGAMQATGRDLDVAVGGDGFIAVQTPDGKEAYVRTASMNVDAQGILRAGNGLPIMGNSGPIAIPPDEKIEVGSDGTISIRGMGETPNAVAQVDRIKLVNPPVSSLTKGTDGLIHTTSGQPATADANVKVDSGFLEASNVNAVAEMTSVLSLSKQFELHIKMMTTAKEDDESMARVLQNS, from the coding sequence GTGGACAAGATGCTTTATGTGGCAATGAGCGGTGCAAGCCAGAATGCCCTGGCCCAGAAGGCTCACGCCAACAACATGGCCAACGTCAGCACCACCGGCTTTCAGGCTGACCTGGAGCAGGCGCGCTCGCAATCGGTGTTCGGCGATACCTTCGCCTCGCGTGCCTATGCCATGACCGAGCGGCCTGCGACCGACTTCTCCGCCGGTGCGATGCAAGCAACGGGCCGGGACCTGGACGTCGCCGTCGGCGGCGACGGTTTCATCGCCGTGCAGACCCCGGACGGCAAAGAAGCCTACGTGCGTACCGCCAGCATGAACGTCGATGCCCAGGGCATCCTGCGCGCCGGCAACGGCTTGCCGATCATGGGCAATTCCGGGCCGATCGCGATTCCGCCAGACGAGAAGATCGAAGTCGGCTCCGACGGCACCATCAGTATTCGCGGCATGGGCGAAACGCCGAACGCGGTGGCCCAGGTCGACCGCATCAAGCTGGTCAACCCGCCGGTCAGCAGCCTGACCAAAGGCACTGACGGCCTGATTCACACCACCAGCGGCCAGCCCGCCACCGCAGACGCCAACGTCAAGGTGGACTCTGGTTTCCTGGAAGCCAGCAACGTCAACGCAGTAGCAGAAATGACCTCGGTGCTGTCCTTGTCCAAGCAATTCGAGCTGCACATCAAAATGATGACGACTGCCAAGGAAGACGACGAGTCCATGGCCCGCGTCTTGCAAAACAGCTAA
- the flgH gene encoding flagellar basal body L-ring protein FlgH produces MSRVLNVLALSGIALLAGCVAPPPKPNDAYFSPVLPRTPLPAASNNGSIYQAGFEQGLYSDRKAFRVGDIITVTLAEKTSASKSADSKVGKASTNSIGLTSLFGTTPSTNNPLGGGDLSLNAGYSGTRTTNGTAKADQGNSLTGSITVTVADVLPNGIVSVRGEKWLTLNTGQEVVRIAGLIRADDIATDNTVSSTRVADARITYSGTGSFAEASQPGWLDRFFSSPYFPF; encoded by the coding sequence ATGAGTCGTGTCTTGAATGTACTCGCCTTGAGTGGGATCGCCTTGCTGGCCGGCTGCGTTGCCCCGCCGCCCAAGCCCAATGACGCCTACTTCTCGCCGGTGTTGCCACGCACGCCGCTGCCGGCCGCCTCGAACAACGGTTCGATCTACCAGGCCGGCTTCGAACAGGGCCTGTACAGCGACCGCAAGGCGTTCCGCGTCGGTGACATCATCACCGTGACCCTCGCCGAGAAGACCTCGGCGAGCAAGAGCGCCGACTCCAAGGTGGGCAAGGCCAGCACCAACTCCATCGGCCTGACCTCGCTGTTCGGTACCACGCCCTCCACCAACAACCCGCTGGGTGGCGGTGACCTGAGCCTGAACGCCGGCTACAGCGGCACTCGTACCACCAACGGCACCGCCAAGGCCGACCAGGGCAACAGCCTGACCGGTTCGATCACCGTGACCGTGGCCGACGTGCTGCCCAACGGCATCGTCTCGGTACGCGGCGAGAAATGGCTGACCCTCAATACCGGTCAGGAAGTTGTGCGCATTGCTGGCCTGATTCGTGCAGATGACATTGCAACTGACAATACTGTGTCGTCGACCCGCGTAGCTGATGCCCGGATCACGTACTCGGGCACCGGTTCGTTCGCCGAGGCCAGTCAGCCAGGTTGGCTTGATCGCTTCTTCTCAAGCCCATACTTCCCCTTCTGA
- a CDS encoding glycosyltransferase, translating to MTETLETGPLVSIVIPAYKAEFFHQALASACAQTYPHIEIVVRDDCPTLDVGLAVEALQPQSPFEIRYYRNPIQRGETPNAVDCIHEARGKYLKFLHDDDLLEPDCIAELVRAMEANPQVALASSRRLRIDEQGDVLPDIFQTAFAFPTDVILNGAELTSFLVDNTLNFIGEPSCYMCRREDLLVYNEHDLTALNGCVIYWVGDLALAVKILQGGDLAFLQRPLCRFRVSALQFSQSGREMVGIGDRGHEDFRRSIHELGWYVPAELPRLITVAPLSQPQAVERVDLLALMGQAFAARQATEVTERWIAHRTPSPVQQRFITQHLADAGPAPLIEIIVLDPSGDRARLKRTLHSIDRLKTHYPAIQALVLNDIHFINPMIEQSDAAWVMLAEAGDEFTEGGLTVTGLELLGGPDIRAVYGDALLRKPDGSLTTGMRPDFNLDYLLSFPLAMERHWLFRRDVLLAAGGFDPAFAQALEFELILRLISQGGMVGFGHVHEPWVIAEAPALRDNPAQRAAIEEHLRLRGYEHPVIKSAVPGQYQIDYGHVWQPLVSVVVVMHDDVASVQRCVMSLFEHTTYARYELLIVDNGSRLPASRSWLQAMEKMAPGRIRVVSAAKRLADSAAMNLGAAQAEGEYLLFVRAGVAFVQPQWLDELLNHALRQEVAVVGAKTVTGEGRVTHAGLILGLNGVAASAFDGEPLDAAGYLGRLQVEQNYSAVADLCLMVRKSVFDEVGGFDALTFIEQGADVDLCLRIAALGYLTVWTPRAVLLDGEPPLHYSASAQRAMFERWLPLLARDPAYNLNFALHERSSFDLVDARINWRPLGWRPLPVVMAIPADPYGAGHYRIIQPFNALKAAGKVEGMLCGALMQPADLARYTPDSIILQRPVTEGQLPLLQDMKAWSKAFKVFELDDYLPNLPLKSVHRGNFGKDVLRTIRRGLDCVDRFVVSTEPLAQAFKGMHPDIRVVPNRLDPAAWGNLPASRRRAGGKPRVGWVGGTGHDGDLALIFDLVKGLAGEVEWVFLGGIPAALQPYATFFHPGVDLSLYPQKMASLELDLALAPLEQNLFNECKSNLRVLEYGICGYPVICSDIAPYRGGLPVALVRNRYKDWLDAIRAHLADLDASARRGDELREVVRRDWMLDERGLAQWREAWLG from the coding sequence ATGACCGAGACTCTCGAAACCGGCCCGCTGGTCAGCATCGTCATCCCGGCGTACAAGGCCGAGTTTTTTCATCAGGCCCTGGCCAGCGCCTGTGCGCAGACCTACCCGCACATCGAGATCGTGGTCCGCGACGACTGCCCGACTTTGGACGTCGGCCTGGCCGTCGAAGCCTTGCAGCCGCAGTCACCCTTCGAGATCCGCTACTACCGCAACCCGATCCAGCGCGGTGAAACGCCCAACGCGGTGGACTGCATCCACGAGGCGCGCGGCAAGTACCTGAAGTTTCTGCATGACGACGACCTGCTCGAGCCGGACTGCATCGCCGAGCTGGTGCGGGCCATGGAGGCCAACCCGCAGGTGGCCCTGGCCTCGTCGCGGCGCCTGCGTATCGATGAGCAGGGCGACGTGCTGCCGGACATCTTCCAGACAGCCTTTGCGTTCCCGACCGATGTCATCCTCAACGGCGCCGAGCTGACCTCCTTTCTGGTCGACAACACCCTGAACTTCATCGGCGAACCGAGCTGCTACATGTGTCGCCGTGAAGACCTGCTGGTGTACAACGAGCACGACCTGACTGCGCTCAACGGCTGCGTGATCTACTGGGTGGGCGACCTGGCGCTGGCGGTGAAGATCCTGCAGGGCGGCGACCTGGCGTTTCTGCAGCGACCGCTTTGCCGCTTCCGGGTCTCCGCGCTGCAATTCAGCCAGAGCGGCCGGGAAATGGTCGGCATCGGCGATCGCGGTCACGAGGATTTCCGTCGCTCGATCCACGAGCTCGGCTGGTACGTGCCGGCCGAGCTGCCCCGCCTGATCACGGTGGCGCCCCTGAGTCAACCGCAGGCGGTGGAGCGGGTCGACTTGCTGGCCTTGATGGGCCAGGCTTTCGCGGCGCGCCAGGCGACCGAGGTCACCGAGCGCTGGATCGCCCACCGCACCCCCAGCCCGGTCCAGCAGCGCTTCATCACCCAGCACCTCGCCGACGCCGGCCCCGCGCCCTTGATCGAGATCATCGTCCTCGACCCCAGCGGTGACCGCGCCCGGCTCAAACGCACGCTGCACAGCATCGACCGGCTGAAGACTCACTATCCGGCAATCCAGGCGCTGGTGCTCAACGACATCCACTTCATCAACCCGATGATCGAGCAGAGCGACGCCGCCTGGGTGATGCTGGCTGAGGCCGGCGACGAGTTCACCGAAGGTGGCCTGACCGTCACCGGCCTGGAATTGCTGGGTGGCCCGGACATCCGTGCGGTGTATGGCGATGCCTTGTTGCGCAAGCCGGATGGCAGCCTGACCACTGGCATGCGTCCGGACTTCAATCTCGATTACCTGCTCAGCTTTCCGCTGGCCATGGAGCGCCATTGGCTGTTTCGCCGGGACGTCCTGCTGGCCGCAGGTGGCTTCGATCCGGCCTTCGCTCAGGCGCTGGAGTTCGAGCTGATCCTGCGCCTGATCAGCCAGGGTGGCATGGTCGGCTTCGGTCACGTCCACGAGCCCTGGGTGATTGCCGAGGCGCCTGCGCTGCGCGACAACCCTGCCCAGCGCGCGGCCATCGAGGAGCACTTGCGTCTACGCGGCTACGAGCACCCGGTGATCAAGAGCGCCGTGCCGGGTCAGTATCAGATCGATTATGGGCATGTCTGGCAGCCACTGGTGTCGGTGGTAGTGGTCATGCACGACGACGTCGCCAGCGTGCAGCGCTGCGTCATGAGCCTGTTCGAGCACACCACCTATGCGCGCTACGAACTGCTGATCGTCGACAACGGCAGTCGTTTGCCGGCCAGCCGCAGCTGGCTGCAGGCGATGGAAAAAATGGCGCCCGGGCGTATTCGCGTGGTCAGCGCCGCCAAGCGTCTGGCGGACAGCGCGGCGATGAACCTCGGTGCTGCCCAGGCCGAGGGTGAGTACCTGCTGTTCGTGCGCGCGGGCGTGGCTTTCGTGCAGCCGCAGTGGCTGGATGAACTGCTCAACCACGCGCTGCGTCAGGAGGTGGCGGTCGTCGGCGCCAAGACCGTCACCGGCGAAGGCCGGGTGACCCATGCCGGGTTGATCCTCGGGCTCAACGGCGTCGCCGCGAGCGCCTTCGACGGCGAACCGCTGGACGCGGCCGGCTACCTGGGGCGCCTGCAGGTGGAGCAGAACTACAGCGCCGTGGCGGACCTGTGCCTGATGGTGCGCAAGTCGGTGTTCGATGAGGTCGGCGGGTTCGATGCACTGACGTTCATCGAGCAGGGTGCCGACGTCGACCTCTGCCTGCGCATCGCCGCCCTGGGTTATCTCACGGTGTGGACGCCGCGTGCGGTGTTGCTCGACGGCGAGCCGCCGCTGCACTACAGCGCTTCGGCGCAGCGGGCCATGTTCGAGCGCTGGCTGCCGTTGCTGGCGCGCGACCCGGCCTACAACCTCAACTTCGCCTTGCACGAGCGCAGCAGCTTCGACCTGGTGGACGCCCGCATCAACTGGCGGCCATTGGGCTGGCGGCCGCTGCCGGTGGTCATGGCCATCCCGGCCGACCCCTACGGGGCAGGGCACTACCGCATCATCCAGCCGTTCAATGCCTTGAAGGCCGCTGGCAAGGTCGAGGGCATGCTCTGTGGCGCCTTGATGCAGCCAGCGGACCTGGCCCGGTATACGCCCGACTCGATCATCCTGCAGCGCCCGGTCACCGAGGGGCAGTTGCCGTTGCTGCAGGACATGAAGGCCTGGTCCAAGGCGTTCAAAGTCTTCGAGCTGGACGACTACCTGCCGAACCTGCCGCTCAAGAGCGTGCACCGCGGCAACTTCGGCAAGGACGTACTGCGCACGATTCGCCGCGGGCTGGACTGCGTCGACCGCTTCGTGGTCTCCACCGAGCCGCTGGCGCAGGCGTTCAAGGGCATGCACCCGGACATCCGCGTGGTGCCCAATCGGCTGGATCCGGCCGCCTGGGGCAACCTGCCGGCGAGCCGTCGCAGGGCAGGGGGCAAGCCTCGGGTTGGCTGGGTCGGAGGCACCGGCCATGACGGCGACCTGGCGCTGATCTTCGATCTGGTCAAGGGCTTGGCGGGGGAGGTGGAGTGGGTTTTCCTCGGCGGCATACCGGCGGCCCTGCAGCCTTATGCGACCTTCTTTCATCCCGGCGTGGACCTCAGCCTGTATCCGCAGAAGATGGCCTCGCTGGAACTGGATCTGGCCTTGGCGCCGCTGGAGCAGAACCTGTTCAATGAATGCAAGAGCAACCTGCGGGTACTGGAATACGGCATCTGCGGCTACCCGGTGATCTGCAGCGACATCGCCCCCTATCGCGGCGGCCTGCCCGTGGCGCTGGTGCGCAACCGCTACAAGGACTGGTTGGACGCGATCCGCGCGCACCTGGCCGACCTCGACGCCAGCGCGCGGCGCGGGGACGAGTTGCGTGAGGTGGTGCGTCGCGACTGGATGCTCGATGAACGCGGGTTGGCGCAATGGCGCGAGGCGTGGTTGGGCTGA